The proteins below come from a single Triticum aestivum cultivar Chinese Spring chromosome 5D, IWGSC CS RefSeq v2.1, whole genome shotgun sequence genomic window:
- the LOC123124958 gene encoding uncharacterized protein, whose translation MSPSSPTLDAPGTAAASSSSSCFALAWHVWSVCALHVALVLSSVAAAALIVVLLPFACTAASLWLVCAIAARFLSCSASFAPLDWTAQHADGDDAYSCEEGEEQGGGAELETRGRECAAAYIDGAHESIDPYIDEQDRRFLLVDTGNYYYCKKFYDLLAFWRRKERDWRR comes from the exons ATGTCGCCCTCTTCCCCTACGCTAGACGCTCCGGGAACCGcagcggcgtcgtcgtcgtcgtcgtgctTCGCTCTAGCATGGCACGTATGGAGCGTATGCGCGCTCCACGTCGCGCTCGTCCTCTCCTccgtggccgccgccgccctcatcgTCGTGCTCCTCCCCTTCGCCTGCACGGCCGCCTCCCTCTGGCTCGTCTGCGCGATCGCGGCGCGGTTCCTCTCGTGCTCCGCCTCCTTCGCGCCGCTGGATTGGACGGCACAGCACGCCGACGGCGACGACGCGTACTCGTGTGAAGAGGGGGAGGAGCAAGGCGGGGGAGCGGAGCTGGAAACACGCGGCCGAGAGTGCGCCGCTGCTTACATCGATGGAGCCCACGAGTCCATCGATCCTTACATTGATGAGCAAGATCGTCGGTTTCTGTTGGTGGACACTGGGAACTACTACTACTGCAAAAAG TTCTACGATCTCCTGGCTTTCTGGAGACGCAAAGAGAGAGACTGGAGAAGGTGA